A single genomic interval of Saccharothrix saharensis harbors:
- a CDS encoding CBS domain-containing protein encodes MREPEVASLMTREVVKIRIGTPFKEIAAVLTDGAFSAVPVVDTDDRPIGVVSEADLLPKEEYRGGTEPGPSAFARRETKQRWRQAHGVTAADVMTTPVTTIGPDEPASAAAHKLAVEGVRRLFVVDTDGRLVGVLSRRDLLKVFLRSDEDLRRTVVHEVLQRTLWVEPTAVEVEVVDGVVTLRGNVERRSEADIAYRLTLAVPGVVDVHNHLSHGWDDTDTSYRIG; translated from the coding sequence ATGCGTGAACCCGAGGTCGCCTCGCTGATGACCCGCGAGGTGGTGAAGATCCGCATCGGCACCCCGTTCAAGGAGATCGCCGCCGTCCTGACCGACGGCGCTTTCAGCGCCGTGCCCGTGGTGGACACCGACGACCGGCCGATCGGCGTGGTCTCGGAAGCCGACCTGCTGCCCAAGGAGGAGTACCGGGGAGGCACCGAACCCGGCCCTTCCGCATTCGCCCGTCGCGAGACCAAGCAGCGCTGGCGCCAAGCGCACGGCGTGACCGCGGCCGACGTGATGACCACCCCGGTCACCACGATCGGACCGGACGAGCCGGCGAGCGCCGCCGCGCACAAGCTGGCTGTGGAGGGCGTGCGCCGACTGTTCGTCGTGGACACCGACGGCAGGCTGGTCGGCGTCCTGTCCCGCCGGGACCTGCTGAAGGTGTTCCTGCGCAGCGACGAGGACCTGCGCCGCACCGTCGTGCACGAGGTCCTGCAGCGGACGCTGTGGGTCGAGCCCACCGCGGTCGAGGTCGAGGTGGTCGACGGCGTGGTCACGCTGCGCGGCAACGTCGAACGCCGCAGCGAAGCCGACATCGCGTACCGCCTCACCCTGGCCGTGCCGGGCGTGGTCGACGTCCACAACCACCTGTCCCACGGCTGGGACGACACCGACACCAGCTACCGGATCGGGTGA
- a CDS encoding DUF4389 domain-containing protein, with product MTTYPVRVQGRFDPALNRWLWLVKWLLVIPHHVVLAFLWLAFGVVGVFAFVTILVTGRYPRPLFDFALGVLRWTWRVAYYSFGALATDRYPPFSLGEEPDYPATLDIAYPERLSRGLVLVKWLLAVPHLVIVAIFLGGGGYLAFRAGEWAYSPAGGLVGLLVLIAGVVLLFTGHYPRGVFDFVLGMDRWALRVAAYVGLMTDAYPPFRFDTGGDEPGAATLDAPPPPAPSRGTAGRVVPAVIGVLLLLVGTGLSAAGALGLWADQTQRDATGAVTAPAQVVRSTGYAVELGTAELNWTEAGWTVGDDWLGAIGLRVDPDAFVGIGPTADVARYLAGVDRDRVTGFGDQALYQHSAGTAPTSPPHAQPFWAAAGYGSLTWTAQPGDWTAVVMNADGSRTVDTTVVATATLPALAPAAWTALGVGALLLFLGGGLVLFAATRPTRPTTPARTTIGAESHA from the coding sequence ATGACCACCTATCCCGTTCGTGTGCAGGGCAGGTTCGACCCGGCCCTCAACCGCTGGTTGTGGCTGGTCAAGTGGCTGCTGGTGATCCCGCACCACGTCGTTCTGGCCTTCCTCTGGTTGGCGTTCGGCGTGGTGGGGGTGTTCGCGTTCGTCACGATCCTGGTGACCGGCCGCTACCCGCGTCCGCTGTTCGACTTCGCGCTCGGCGTGCTGCGCTGGACGTGGCGGGTGGCGTACTACTCGTTCGGGGCGCTGGCGACCGACCGGTACCCGCCGTTCAGCCTGGGGGAGGAACCCGACTACCCGGCGACGCTCGACATCGCCTACCCCGAGCGGCTCTCGCGCGGTCTGGTGCTGGTCAAGTGGCTGCTGGCCGTCCCGCACCTGGTCATCGTCGCGATCTTCCTCGGCGGTGGCGGCTACTTGGCCTTCCGGGCCGGGGAGTGGGCGTACAGCCCGGCCGGCGGCCTGGTCGGCCTGCTCGTGCTGATCGCGGGTGTGGTGCTGCTGTTCACCGGCCACTACCCGCGTGGTGTGTTCGACTTCGTGCTGGGCATGGACCGCTGGGCGTTGCGCGTCGCGGCCTACGTGGGCCTGATGACCGACGCCTACCCGCCGTTCCGGTTCGACACCGGTGGCGACGAACCAGGCGCCGCCACCCTCGACGCACCGCCTCCGCCCGCCCCGTCGCGCGGCACGGCGGGCAGGGTCGTCCCGGCGGTGATCGGTGTCCTGCTGCTCCTGGTGGGCACCGGGCTCTCGGCGGCCGGCGCGCTCGGGCTGTGGGCCGACCAGACCCAGCGCGACGCGACCGGCGCGGTCACCGCACCCGCGCAGGTCGTGCGCAGCACCGGCTACGCGGTGGAACTCGGGACCGCCGAACTGAACTGGACCGAGGCCGGCTGGACGGTCGGCGACGACTGGCTCGGCGCGATCGGCCTGCGGGTCGACCCCGACGCGTTCGTCGGCATCGGTCCCACCGCCGACGTCGCCCGCTACCTGGCCGGTGTCGACCGCGACCGCGTGACCGGCTTCGGCGACCAGGCGCTCTACCAGCACAGCGCGGGCACCGCGCCCACCAGCCCGCCGCACGCCCAGCCGTTCTGGGCGGCCGCCGGCTACGGCTCGCTCACCTGGACCGCACAGCCCGGCGACTGGACCGCGGTGGTGATGAACGCCGACGGCTCGCGCACGGTCGACACGACCGTCGTGGCCACCGCGACCCTCCCGGCACTCGCCCCGGCGGCGTGGACGGCGCTCGGCGTCGGCGCGCTCCTGCTGTTCCTCGGCGGTGGGCTGGTGCTCTTCGCCGCGACCCGACCAACCCGACCGACCACACCCGCCCGGACCACGATCGGAGCAGAGAGCCATGCGTGA
- a CDS encoding CBS domain-containing protein, which produces MRARDFMTSPVITVTANVPIRVAAALMASHGFTALPVVDGDRRLIGIVTDTDLLRGRYADSDPGDTPVGDVLTTPVLGMDSSAPDRCIAGVMVDGGVRCGR; this is translated from the coding sequence GTGCGAGCACGGGACTTCATGACCAGCCCGGTCATCACGGTGACCGCGAACGTGCCGATCCGGGTGGCGGCGGCGTTGATGGCGTCGCACGGGTTCACGGCGCTGCCCGTGGTCGACGGTGACCGGCGACTCATCGGCATCGTCACCGACACCGACCTGCTGCGCGGCCGGTACGCCGACAGCGACCCCGGTGACACCCCGGTGGGTGACGTGTTGACCACACCGGTCCTCGGGATGGACTCCTCCGCGCCGGACCGCTGCATCGCGGGCGTGATGGTCGACGGCGGGGTCCGCTGCGGCCGATAG
- a CDS encoding DUF1918 domain-containing protein: MSPVEAGRARLARDVGILVARVAAAARTFRTPATVSKAPAGTGSAKSNVNARNAHLFDLRQHVPGEQRGPAVGDEFAQVGVELALSHRVQATGGLPPSAQSPIFVGQATVVVKARVGDWVVVEGVTLNASTRRGQVVELRHADGSPPYPVHWVDSDMRTLVFPGPDAHVVSAEEEARRAAAAVDATAR; this comes from the coding sequence GTGTCGCCGGTCGAAGCTGGACGAGCACGGCTTGCTCGCGACGTCGGAATCCTCGTCGCGCGAGTCGCTGCTGCTGCTCGTACCTTCCGCACGCCGGCGACGGTCTCGAAAGCACCGGCGGGCACCGGCTCGGCGAAGTCGAACGTCAACGCCCGCAACGCCCACCTGTTCGACCTCCGACAGCACGTGCCAGGAGAACAGCGCGGTCCCGCCGTCGGCGACGAATTCGCGCAGGTGGGCGTGGAACTCGCGCTGAGCCATCGGGTCCAGGCCACTGGCGGGCTCCCGCCGTCTGCCCAATCCCCGATCTTTGTCGGTCAGGCGACCGTCGTGGTGAAGGCACGAGTCGGTGACTGGGTGGTGGTGGAGGGTGTCACCTTGAATGCGTCCACGCGCCGTGGCCAGGTGGTTGAACTGCGGCACGCCGACGGCTCACCGCCCTACCCGGTGCACTGGGTGGACAGCGACATGAGGACGCTGGTGTTTCCCGGTCCGGACGCCCATGTGGTGAGCGCCGAGGAGGAGGCACGCCGCGCGGCTGCGGCGGTTGACGCGACGGCGCGATGA
- a CDS encoding DUF7455 domain-containing protein, giving the protein MTIALDTITTALNPVVDRCDRCGARAWVRVVLEDGQLTFCDHHERRHRAALERVAVRIEHHVDVRDS; this is encoded by the coding sequence ATGACCATCGCGCTCGACACGATCACGACCGCCTTGAACCCCGTAGTCGACCGGTGCGACCGGTGCGGTGCGCGTGCCTGGGTGCGCGTGGTGCTGGAAGACGGGCAGTTGACGTTCTGCGACCACCACGAACGCCGGCACCGAGCCGCGCTGGAGCGCGTCGCCGTGAGGATCGAGCACCACGTCGACGTCCGCGACAGCTGA
- a CDS encoding DUF1876 domain-containing protein: MGETKQWSVDITIDEHDDKTRAKARLHARDDTHLVGVGTARLNPADTNIPEIGDELATARALSDLAHQLLDAATTDIEDVTHRPAHLTR; this comes from the coding sequence ATGGGAGAGACCAAGCAGTGGAGCGTCGACATCACCATCGATGAGCACGACGACAAGACCAGAGCGAAGGCGCGCCTGCACGCACGGGACGACACCCACCTGGTCGGTGTCGGCACCGCGAGGCTGAACCCCGCCGACACCAACATCCCCGAGATCGGCGACGAACTCGCCACGGCGAGGGCGCTGTCCGACCTCGCGCACCAGCTCCTCGACGCGGCGACGACCGATATCGAGGACGTCACCCACAGGCCGGCGCACCTGACCAGGTGA
- a CDS encoding DUF4342 domain-containing protein, whose amino-acid sequence MTEQLAAGTMTRLRGEALVRKVRELLHEGNVRRLVIKDDKGHTVMEIPVTAGVVAAVVAPVVTAVAAIAALASEWSIDVERHEPPQT is encoded by the coding sequence ATGACCGAGCAGTTGGCAGCCGGCACGATGACGCGCCTGCGCGGGGAAGCGCTGGTGCGGAAGGTCAGGGAGCTGCTGCACGAGGGCAACGTCCGGCGTCTCGTCATCAAGGACGACAAGGGGCACACCGTGATGGAGATCCCCGTGACGGCTGGGGTCGTCGCCGCGGTGGTCGCCCCCGTCGTGACCGCGGTCGCGGCGATCGCGGCCCTCGCGAGCGAATGGTCGATCGACGTCGAGCGTCACGAGCCACCGCAGACCTGA
- a CDS encoding DoxX family membrane protein — protein MALAVLRITTGFVFLWAFFDKLFGLGYATKAANAWVNGGSPTKGFLSRVAVGPFESTFHAWAGAWWADWLFMLGLLAIGIAVMAGIGLRPAAVAGTLMMLLMWAAEWPLAQFTSTGEPSMSTNPIIDYHVIYAVALIAVALAGAGATWGLGRWWATLPVVRDHAWLR, from the coding sequence ATGGCGCTGGCGGTCCTGCGGATCACGACCGGGTTCGTGTTCCTGTGGGCGTTCTTCGACAAGTTGTTCGGGCTGGGTTACGCCACCAAGGCGGCCAACGCCTGGGTCAACGGCGGGTCGCCCACCAAGGGCTTCCTCAGCCGCGTCGCGGTCGGCCCGTTCGAGTCCACCTTCCACGCCTGGGCCGGTGCCTGGTGGGCCGACTGGCTGTTCATGCTCGGCCTGCTCGCCATCGGCATCGCGGTCATGGCGGGCATCGGCCTGCGCCCGGCAGCGGTCGCGGGAACCCTGATGATGCTGCTCATGTGGGCCGCCGAATGGCCCCTCGCCCAGTTCACCTCGACCGGCGAACCCAGCATGTCCACCAACCCGATCATCGACTACCACGTCATCTACGCCGTCGCCCTGATCGCCGTCGCGTTGGCCGGTGCGGGCGCCACCTGGGGCCTCGGCCGCTGGTGGGCGACCCTGCCGGTGGTCCGCGACCACGCCTGGCTGCGGTGA
- a CDS encoding cation:proton antiporter: MHTSPALLLELGVILVVLSALGTAARRFGLPPIPLYLVAGLALGEGGIAPVPAAGGFVEAGASIGVVLLLLTLGLEFSTAEFTHGLRRHVPSAGVDLVLGAGPGAVAGWLLGFHPVGIVALAGATWVSFSGIIARLLGDLRRLGNRETPAVLAVLVMEDFAMAVYLPVLAVLVAGGTWWQAMLGVLVAVTAVAAAFLLAHRFGHHVNRWLAHPDAEQLMLRVLGTTLVVAAVAEYVDVSAAVGAFLVGLTVTGEAAERTRQVLGPLRDLFAAAFFLSIGLAVSLADLLPGLPAALALAAVGAAGKVATGWYAAGRDGAARRGRLRAGTALIARGEFSIVIVGLVGAVQPELGPLVTAYVLVLATTGPLITRWAGSPAAGPPRRGFRRTSV, from the coding sequence GTGCACACGTCACCGGCGCTGCTGCTGGAGCTGGGTGTCATCCTGGTCGTGCTCAGCGCGCTCGGCACGGCCGCTCGTCGGTTCGGGCTCCCGCCGATCCCGTTGTACCTGGTGGCGGGCCTGGCGCTCGGCGAGGGCGGTATCGCACCGGTACCCGCGGCCGGCGGGTTCGTCGAAGCCGGTGCCTCGATCGGTGTCGTGCTGCTCCTGCTCACCCTGGGGCTGGAGTTCTCCACCGCCGAGTTCACCCACGGCCTGCGCCGCCACGTGCCCTCCGCCGGGGTGGACCTCGTGCTGGGCGCGGGGCCCGGCGCGGTCGCCGGGTGGCTGCTCGGCTTCCACCCCGTCGGGATCGTCGCGCTGGCCGGCGCGACCTGGGTGTCGTTTTCGGGCATCATCGCCCGCCTGCTGGGCGACCTGCGCAGGCTGGGCAACCGCGAGACCCCGGCCGTGTTGGCGGTACTGGTGATGGAGGACTTCGCCATGGCCGTCTACCTGCCCGTGCTGGCCGTGCTGGTGGCGGGCGGGACCTGGTGGCAGGCGATGCTGGGCGTCCTGGTCGCGGTGACGGCCGTCGCCGCGGCCTTCCTGCTGGCCCACCGCTTCGGTCATCACGTCAACCGGTGGCTGGCCCACCCCGATGCCGAGCAGTTGATGCTGCGGGTGCTCGGTACGACCCTCGTGGTGGCGGCGGTGGCCGAGTACGTCGACGTCTCCGCCGCCGTGGGCGCCTTCCTCGTCGGCCTCACCGTCACCGGCGAGGCGGCCGAGCGCACCCGGCAGGTGCTGGGGCCGTTGCGCGACCTGTTCGCCGCGGCGTTCTTCCTCTCCATCGGCCTGGCCGTCAGCCTCGCCGACCTGCTGCCCGGTCTCCCGGCGGCGTTGGCGCTGGCCGCCGTCGGGGCGGCGGGCAAGGTCGCCACCGGCTGGTACGCCGCCGGCCGCGACGGGGCCGCTCGCCGGGGTCGACTGCGTGCCGGCACCGCCCTCATCGCCCGCGGCGAGTTCTCCATCGTCATCGTGGGCCTGGTCGGCGCCGTGCAACCCGAACTGGGTCCGCTGGTCACCGCCTACGTGCTGGTCCTGGCCACCACCGGACCGCTGATCACCCGCTGGGCCGGCTCACCGGCCGCGGGCCCACCTCGGCGAGGGTTCCGGCGGACCTCGGTGTGA
- a CDS encoding DUF6544 family protein yields the protein MRAEDVYKDGHGRMHATALGLFPVADGEGSEFDLGELVAFLNDAVLLAPSMLLCLPVEWSAIDDHTFGLTLTYHDNAVFAQVTVDDRGAPREFTTEDRWADLPEGLVRTRWSTPVDGWCLVAGRMRPRRGTTVRHLPDGPFAYAQFDYTNADITYSTAPE from the coding sequence GTGCGGGCAGAGGACGTCTACAAGGACGGGCACGGTCGGATGCACGCCACCGCGCTGGGCCTGTTCCCGGTCGCCGACGGTGAAGGCAGCGAGTTCGACCTCGGCGAACTGGTCGCGTTTCTCAACGACGCCGTCCTGCTGGCACCGTCGATGCTGCTGTGCCTGCCCGTCGAGTGGAGCGCGATCGACGACCACACCTTCGGCCTCACCCTCACCTACCACGACAACGCGGTCTTCGCGCAGGTCACCGTGGACGACCGCGGCGCGCCGCGCGAGTTCACCACCGAGGACCGCTGGGCGGACCTGCCCGAAGGACTCGTCAGGACCCGCTGGTCCACCCCGGTCGACGGCTGGTGCCTGGTCGCGGGCCGCATGCGCCCTCGTCGCGGCACGACGGTCCGGCACCTGCCCGACGGGCCGTTCGCCTACGCGCAGTTCGACTACACGAACGCGGACATCACCTACAGCACGGCGCCTGAATGA
- a CDS encoding CBS domain-containing protein → MKAQDLMTRAVVTAQPGMAAKDAARLLVEHGFTTLPVVDGRDRLVGVVAEADLLRNRILPDPRTFVHGQPPEPLAPASTTVAEVMVTDVVAVDPRMHVAELSKLMLDKHLRTVPIVRDGVLVGVVSRRDLLRMIARNDDVIATDVRRQLSVAAGRIPWRISVTRGVVTLAGEGADDVERHVATVVAGAVAGVVGVEVPDHDGAG, encoded by the coding sequence ATGAAGGCCCAGGACTTGATGACCCGCGCCGTGGTGACCGCACAGCCCGGCATGGCGGCCAAGGACGCCGCGCGACTGCTGGTGGAGCACGGCTTCACCACGCTGCCGGTGGTCGACGGCCGCGACCGCCTGGTCGGCGTGGTCGCGGAGGCGGACCTGCTGCGCAACCGCATCCTGCCCGACCCGCGGACCTTCGTGCACGGACAGCCGCCAGAACCGCTCGCACCGGCGTCGACAACCGTCGCGGAGGTCATGGTGACCGACGTGGTCGCGGTCGACCCGCGGATGCACGTGGCTGAGCTGAGCAAGCTCATGCTGGACAAGCACCTGCGCACCGTCCCGATCGTGCGGGACGGGGTCCTCGTCGGCGTCGTCAGCAGGCGCGACCTCCTGCGCATGATCGCCAGGAACGACGACGTCATCGCGACGGACGTGCGGCGCCAGCTCTCCGTCGCGGCGGGGCGCATCCCGTGGCGGATCTCAGTCACCCGAGGGGTGGTCACACTGGCGGGTGAAGGTGCTGACGATGTGGAACGTCACGTAGCCACGGTGGTGGCCGGTGCGGTGGCAGGAGTGGTCGGCGTCGAGGTGCCGGACCACGACGGCGCAGGGTGA
- a CDS encoding flavodoxin family protein, with amino-acid sequence MARALVVFESMFGNTEAVAEAVRAGLAEGRQVDVVEVGEAPDVLPGDVDLLVVGAPTHAFGLSRASTRESAADQATGELVSRGRGVREWLDALAPADRPVSAVAFDTRVKVGWLPGSAAKAIAKRLRRLRFAAAGAPMSFYVGGTPGPLSDGEIDRARTWAKGIRATSRA; translated from the coding sequence ATGGCACGGGCACTCGTGGTCTTCGAATCCATGTTCGGCAACACCGAAGCGGTCGCCGAGGCGGTGCGCGCGGGCTTGGCGGAAGGCAGGCAGGTCGACGTCGTGGAGGTCGGGGAGGCACCGGACGTGCTGCCCGGTGACGTCGACCTGCTCGTGGTCGGCGCGCCGACGCACGCGTTCGGCCTCAGTCGGGCCTCCACTCGCGAGTCGGCGGCCGACCAGGCGACCGGCGAGCTGGTGTCGCGGGGTCGCGGCGTGCGGGAGTGGCTTGACGCGCTCGCACCCGCCGACCGACCCGTCAGCGCCGTCGCGTTCGACACCAGGGTCAAGGTGGGATGGCTGCCGGGCTCGGCGGCCAAGGCGATCGCGAAGCGCCTGCGCCGCCTGCGCTTCGCCGCCGCCGGCGCGCCGATGTCGTTCTACGTGGGAGGCACCCCCGGACCCCTGTCGGACGGTGAGATCGACCGTGCGAGGACCTGGGCCAAGGGCATCCGCGCCACGAGCCGGGCGTGA
- a CDS encoding zinc-dependent alcohol dehydrogenase family protein, whose product MKALVYHGPGRRAWEDVPDPEPVDPTDAIVRITAATICGTDLHILKGDVPEVEPGRILGHEGVGVVERVGAAVTGIKPGDRVLLSCISTCGRCSYCRTGVYGQCLGGGGWVLGHTVNGTHAEYVRVPFADTSTYLLPDGVTDAAAVMLSDILPTAFEVGVLAGKVQPGQTVVVVGAGPIGLAAIETARLYSPAHVVAVDLAESRLEAAKQFGADVTVNAADDVERVVLELTGGLGADLAIEAVGVPETFELCARLIRPGGRVANVGVHGKPATLHLEQLWIRNVTITTGLVDTVTTPTLLTMLAGGRLDADRFATHHFALDEMDLAYDVFARAGETGALKVVLTR is encoded by the coding sequence ATGAAGGCGCTCGTTTATCACGGTCCCGGCCGCAGGGCCTGGGAGGACGTGCCGGACCCGGAGCCGGTCGACCCGACCGACGCGATCGTGCGGATCACCGCCGCCACGATCTGCGGCACGGACCTGCACATCCTCAAGGGCGACGTGCCCGAGGTGGAGCCCGGTCGGATCCTGGGCCACGAGGGTGTCGGTGTGGTCGAGCGGGTCGGTGCGGCGGTCACCGGGATCAAGCCGGGCGACCGGGTGCTGCTGTCGTGCATCAGCACGTGCGGTCGGTGCTCGTACTGCCGGACCGGTGTCTACGGGCAGTGCCTCGGCGGTGGCGGTTGGGTCCTGGGCCACACCGTGAACGGCACGCACGCTGAGTACGTGCGGGTGCCGTTCGCGGACACCTCGACCTACCTGCTGCCCGACGGTGTCACCGACGCCGCGGCGGTCATGCTGTCGGACATCCTGCCCACCGCGTTCGAGGTCGGCGTGCTCGCCGGAAAGGTCCAGCCCGGTCAGACGGTGGTCGTCGTGGGTGCCGGGCCGATCGGCCTGGCGGCGATCGAGACCGCGCGCCTCTACAGCCCCGCGCACGTCGTGGCGGTGGACCTGGCCGAGTCGCGGCTGGAGGCGGCCAAGCAGTTCGGCGCGGACGTCACGGTGAACGCGGCCGACGACGTCGAGCGGGTCGTGCTCGAGCTGACCGGCGGGCTGGGCGCGGACCTGGCGATCGAGGCGGTGGGCGTGCCGGAGACCTTCGAGCTGTGCGCGCGGCTGATCCGCCCCGGTGGTCGGGTCGCGAACGTCGGCGTGCACGGCAAGCCGGCCACGCTGCACCTGGAGCAGCTGTGGATCCGCAACGTCACCATCACCACCGGCCTGGTCGACACGGTCACCACGCCGACCCTGCTCACGATGCTGGCTGGCGGGCGGCTGGACGCCGACCGGTTCGCCACGCACCACTTCGCGCTGGACGAGATGGACCTCGCCTACGACGTGTTCGCGCGGGCCGGCGAGACCGGCGCGCTGAAGGTGGTGCTGACCCGATGA
- the pflB gene encoding formate C-acetyltransferase, whose translation MTAVEERLDAWTGFRGVDWRHDIDVRGFIQANYTPYEGDDAFLTGPTERTAALWRDLSGLFAEERRRGILDVDVHTPSTITSHRPGYLDRAQELIVGLQTDAPLKRAIMPNGGLRMVEAGLEAYGYELEPAVRDIFTKYRKTHNDGVFDAYTDEIKRARRAGVITGLPDSYGRGRIIGDYRRVALYGVDRLIDAKRAERAAIDTMPSTEDIIRDREELAEQIRALDELKQMARSYGDDISRPATTAREAVQWLYYAYLAAVKEQNGAAMSLGRTSTFLDVYLQRDLDAGLLTESRAQELIDDLVIKLRIVRFLRTPAYDELFSGDPTWVTESIGGIGEDGRPLVTRTSFRFLQTLYNLGPAPEPNLTVLWSPALPEGFKRFCAKVSVDTSSIQYENDELIRPRFGDDTAIACCVSAMRVGKQMQFFGARVNLAKALLYAINGGRDEMTGEQVAPHQPRITGEYLDYDEVRAAFDRMLDWLARTYVDALNIIHYMHDKYAYERIEMALHDHPAQRLLGCGIAGLSVVTDSLSAIKHAKVRVLRDDTGLAVDFAVEGDFPRYGNNDDRADTIAVGLVEDFMALVRRYPAYRDAVHTQSVLTITSNVVYGRHTGNTPDGRRAGEPFAPGANPMNGRDRHGLVAAALSVAKLPYDAALDGISLTAGITPNGLGRDTEERVINLVGVLDAYTDAGGFHLNANVLNREVLLDAMAHPDKYPQLTIRVSGYAVNFVRLTPEQQRDVVNRTFHGGL comes from the coding sequence ATGACCGCCGTGGAAGAACGGCTGGACGCGTGGACCGGGTTCCGCGGCGTGGACTGGCGGCACGACATCGACGTGCGCGGGTTCATCCAGGCCAACTACACCCCTTACGAGGGGGATGACGCGTTCCTGACCGGGCCGACCGAGCGGACCGCGGCACTGTGGCGGGACCTGTCCGGCCTGTTCGCCGAGGAGCGCAGGCGCGGCATCCTGGACGTGGACGTGCACACCCCGTCCACCATCACCTCCCACCGCCCCGGCTACCTCGACCGGGCGCAGGAGTTGATCGTCGGGTTGCAGACCGACGCACCGCTCAAGCGGGCCATCATGCCCAACGGCGGCCTGCGCATGGTGGAGGCCGGTCTGGAGGCTTACGGCTACGAGCTGGAACCGGCTGTGCGGGACATCTTCACCAAGTACCGCAAGACGCACAACGACGGTGTGTTCGACGCCTACACCGACGAGATCAAGCGCGCCCGCCGCGCCGGGGTGATCACCGGTCTGCCCGACTCCTACGGGCGGGGGCGGATCATCGGCGACTACCGGCGGGTCGCGCTGTACGGCGTGGACCGGCTGATCGACGCCAAGCGGGCCGAGCGGGCCGCGATCGACACCATGCCGTCCACAGAGGACATCATCCGCGACCGCGAGGAGCTCGCCGAGCAGATCCGCGCCCTGGACGAGCTCAAGCAGATGGCGCGGTCCTACGGCGACGACATCTCCCGACCCGCCACCACCGCCCGCGAGGCCGTCCAGTGGCTCTACTACGCCTACCTGGCGGCGGTGAAGGAACAGAACGGCGCGGCGATGTCACTGGGCCGCACCTCGACGTTCCTGGACGTCTACCTCCAGCGCGACCTTGACGCCGGACTGTTGACCGAGTCGCGGGCGCAGGAGCTGATCGACGACCTGGTGATCAAGCTGCGGATCGTGCGGTTCCTGCGCACCCCCGCCTACGACGAACTGTTCTCCGGCGACCCGACCTGGGTCACCGAGAGCATCGGCGGCATCGGCGAGGACGGTCGCCCACTCGTGACCAGGACGAGCTTCCGGTTCCTGCAGACCCTCTACAACCTGGGGCCGGCGCCGGAGCCGAACCTGACCGTGCTGTGGTCGCCCGCGCTGCCGGAGGGCTTCAAGCGGTTCTGCGCGAAGGTGTCGGTGGACACCAGCTCGATCCAGTACGAGAACGACGAGCTGATCCGGCCCCGCTTCGGCGACGACACCGCGATCGCCTGCTGCGTGTCGGCCATGAGGGTCGGCAAGCAGATGCAGTTCTTCGGCGCACGGGTCAACCTGGCCAAGGCGCTGCTCTACGCGATCAACGGCGGCCGCGACGAGATGACCGGCGAACAGGTCGCCCCGCACCAACCCCGGATCACCGGCGAGTACCTGGACTACGACGAGGTGCGCGCGGCGTTCGACCGGATGCTCGACTGGCTGGCCCGCACCTACGTGGACGCGCTGAACATCATCCACTACATGCACGACAAGTACGCCTACGAACGCATCGAGATGGCCCTGCACGACCACCCCGCCCAACGGCTGCTCGGCTGCGGCATCGCGGGCCTGTCGGTCGTCACGGACAGCCTCTCGGCGATCAAGCACGCGAAGGTGCGCGTCCTCCGCGACGACACCGGCCTGGCCGTCGACTTCGCGGTGGAGGGCGACTTCCCCCGCTACGGCAACAACGACGACCGCGCCGACACCATCGCGGTGGGATTGGTCGAGGACTTCATGGCGCTCGTGCGCCGCTACCCCGCCTACCGCGACGCCGTGCACACCCAATCGGTACTCACCATCACGTCCAACGTCGTCTACGGCCGTCACACCGGCAACACGCCGGACGGCAGGCGCGCGGGCGAGCCGTTCGCGCCCGGCGCCAACCCGATGAACGGCCGGGACCGGCACGGTCTGGTCGCGGCGGCGCTGTCGGTGGCCAAGCTGCCCTACGACGCCGCGCTCGACGGCATCTCGCTCACCGCCGGCATCACGCCGAACGGGCTGGGCCGCGACACCGAGGAGCGGGTGATCAACCTCGTCGGCGTGCTCGACGCCTACACCGACGCCGGTGGCTTCCACCTCAACGCCAACGTGCTCAACCGGGAGGTCCTGCTCGACGCCATGGCACACCCGGACAAGTACCCGCAGCTGACCATCCGCGTGTCCGGCTACGCCGTCAACTTCGTGCGCCTGACACCCGAACAGCAGCGCGACGTGGTCAACCGCACGTTCCACGGAGGACTGTGA